The nucleotide sequence TTTCTTAtttatggtagtttttttttttgttataattaagTATAAGTATAATTAGTTTCTTGTTCTTATTTCATCACTGACTGTTTATTTATCTCCAGTGAGCTTGAgttattttttagttttgtttgtattattttcttGTATTAGTTTGATATCGACTCGAAACTGGTGACAAGGATTATGAAAATTGGCAAAGatcttaatataaaataaaaaaaacgtattaaattaaatgtatgcatttagcagatgcttttatccaaaagtgacttacagtgcattcaggctatcaatttttacctatcatgtgttcccgggaatcaaacccccaaccttccACTTGATAACGGAATGCGCTACCAATTattagctacaggaacactaaaataaaaaattattattattatagtattaaaataaaaataactatatcaAGATATCGTTATCGTGATATATGTGTTTATATCGTGATTTAtgattttggtcatatcgcccacccctaggtAGTAGGTATTTAGCCAACACACagttgtacatttttaaatacaggtAAAAAGTTAAATAGTTACACGGCCACCCCTGTATAAACTCTGGCCACCCCTGTGGCCACCCCTAAGATTATTTGTAGTGGGCACTGGgtactattaatttaaatgcagaatgtaaattcacaatagtttaagaagtgaaaaaaagtgcagcacatgctgcagccacagttttgtgtctctgagcaacattaaagtgtttcgttcctgaatgactcaaccgtttaaatgattcggttcaatcgcaatgactcacttattaacagtgactcgctGCCACCTATTGGCATTGACATTTTATGgaaccttttcattttttaaagggggggtgaaatgctatttcatccatactgagttttttacactgttaaatagttggattcccatgctaaacatggacaaagtttcaaaaactaagttgtacatttgaaggagtatttttgttcccaaaatactccttccggtttgtcacaagtttcggaaagttttttttcgagtatggctctgtgtgacgttacatggagcggaatttccttatatgggtcctgactcACTTCTTCCTGGAAGAGCGCGCgttcccgtatagcgaggctgagcagcacagacatttcactgatcagagcgattcactgatcagagcgagagcgtcgcgaaaagtcacaaaagaagtgtgtttttggttgccagggcaagacaaccctgcacagattaccaaaaaaaaaaaaacagcattaagggaccagtggatggagtttatttttacagagcatcaacggagttgtgcaggtgtttgtgtttgttccctgcatttcgaagatgcttgttcacaaggcccagtttgacgccggatttgcgtatcgtttatttcttaaggatgatgcaatcccaaggaaaaagggtcacgattgtgtgttggaaccgcaggcggtgagtaaaactgcttcaaaatatctctgcctccttgttagtgcgtcccctcccatgctggTGACTCGGGTTTGAGCCCTGCTCGGAGcaagtcgttgctgatgctgctctcgttcagtttcagcctctggatctgattctggatcataaataaacggctgaatctgactgtaagccatggtttcttttggatgatggtttttccctcacggtaatgtcacagtttccaaatgctctcaacgcaaaagcctactggcgctcatgattctttagctccgcccacacgtcacgcctccagtctgtcgtgtttttccgggaaaaatcggtacagactatctttctcttatgaatataataaaactaaagactttttggatttatgaaggatgcagtactactctatatgtactcaagattaacaggatattaagtgaaaacgagcatttcaccccccctttaaataatttcaaacatcagttttcaatgttttatctttaaaatatcaaaacattatttattcatttgtaactacaggttaaagtattccatgttccacggagctgcattaaacagtgtgtaaaaacatctaaatggcacttcaggtgcagcttctgttttatctgcattgcaaagatcaattttgttgataatgattgcatttgcttggtaaaagcccaaatgcaagtatttgacctaaaacatggtgcacacttttagaaacaatggtgtaaaggtaaaaataaaataaaaaatctggtgtcagcacaattaaaaataagatatcagcacaataacactcagcaaaatagtctaattatcgttatcgataaaatcctagaactcacagagatataactttttgtctatattgcaaactcttatattttttctttattttaatgtgccacCCCAAAATTTACTGTGGCCTCATTTGGCCACCCCTGTTAAAATTATCTGGGGGCGCCACTGGCAGGGGTTAAAAATTTTCTACTTGAATAATTttactttctatctatctatctatctatctatctatctatctatctatctatctatctatctatatctatattaatgtatattaatgtatggtacccacaaaaaaatacaaattaattaattaattaattaataataataataataataataataataataataataatacggaaCTAGGAAATGCCCCGCGGTTTTCATTTTAGAAATCTTTTCACCTTAACGTATGCATCATTCTTCAATTTTCTAAGATAGAAATAAGTTAGATTTCTGTTTGTGCTGTTTCCAAATACCCTACACTTCAGTCAGTAGCTTTGCATTAATaaacataaaccagcaaaaacaatgtaaaataatcacGCAGTGTAAATGTCACGAACCAGTTGCCAGAGCCGATGATGCAGACTTGCTTAGCCGTCATACTGCGTCTGTCAGCCGGCTGTAAGACTTCCGTGTGCTTGAGACCCGCTGATGGTCCGGAGACAAACCTGTGGACGTGCTTTTAAAGAGCCCTAGGACGCGCCTCACTGCCCTGAACGCGCATTGGCTGATTTCTGAATGGTTTGTTTTCCCCCACGGCATAATCCGTTATGACGTTTTTGTGGGCGTTCCGACCAATGCCGAACAAGAGAAAAGCACCCGGATGCAGCCTGAAGATCGTGGCGGGGCTGCATCTTGGGCGGAGCTGCatgtgtcgccccgccccatacctactctgattggttcgatAGGTCATGAATATTAGGTTCAGAGAAATATGATAGAACCTGTGTGCGTAGTTGGTGTAAGACGGAATAGgttgtttaaaaagctaaaaacgctTAGTTTTAAAAAGCTTTCATAatgcacagaagaaagaaaataacacaTAAGTCTGTAACTCGCCATGTCCCTGAAATGACTGTCTTACTTAACCAAGCTGATCTTTAGGCTAACAGACGAACAAGCCACTACATTTAATACATGTCTTCAGATAGAAGAATAAATTATGGATTCAATATTTTTTGAATATGTGATTATTTCTTGTGAGAAAGGAAATGAAAAGGATGgatcagttttattttcatttctatagCTTGAAAAGACAATTATTGTTACATATAGGCTATTTATCTGTCATGTAGTTGATAAATGACACCGCATTAGGCTAATGTTGTCGACTGTGtgccattttaatttttattgatttattaagcTTGAAAgcacaaatgtatttttgattaaaacgTCTTTAAAATAAGTTTGCATTTGGTGAAGTACAGCCAACTTCTAAGTTGAAGCAAGTGCGGTTTAGCTGGgggtatttttacatttattaagtaGCTACTGTTGTACACAAGGTGTACATTTTCAATAATCTTGTTAAACAAATCCAAACTGATCAAACTCAAGCTATGTAAACCAGTTATAGGCCTACGCATCTTCAGTccagataatatttttttccagacACACTATTATTGTAATTTGTATTGAGAACATTTGGTTCaatcactaaaaaaaaataataataataaaaaaaaaaaaaaaaaaaaaaaccagaacATGCAGAATCAAACGAGTtcattcaaagaaaaataatgcaaGGTACTTGTTTCAAATCACCCTTGCTGCTGGAATAGAATATAGTAATAGGGCTAAAGATGATACATAAGAAAATCGACTTACATTATCTAACGTAATTGACTGTTTTTGTGTGGGTCTGCAATTGTTTGTAATAGCATCTATTGTGACATAAAAAGTTATGAAGCATGACACAGCCTTGAGGTTTTGTACTAGAACAGGTAATTAACTGTTGGAGTGCTACAAACCTAATAACTTCTCACCACGAGGACATCAGTGTAAAGGGAGAGAATTACTTTCAcggataataaaaaaattacactcAAAATTCTAATATTTTCCTAATAATATTATCAATGCGTAATGCATATAGGCAATATTTTTTTCTCCCATCCATTGCTATGGTTATCATTATTCCATTGCAATTACGAAAGTGAATTGTAACGCAATAGAACACAAGGGCCATTCAGAGGTGTTTACGACATAATCAGATGTCTGCAGTTAGCTAAACGCTACAAAAACATGGCGTCAATATAAACGTTTGATGCTCTCCAGAGTGCAAACACTATTACGCACTGGAGAGGCTGCCAAATCGGTTTAATCAAGATCTTATTAGAGTTTAAAAATCTATTAAGCACTTTTGGAAAAAGATTAAAAGATGTATTGATTACACTTTACACCGGCTTCTGCATCGATACAAGATTATCTTTATTATAACACAAGGGCTAACAGAGAAATACAACATTTGGTccattaaagaaaataaagaaaaacaagattgtaaaatataaaaatcaaagcAAAATGCATGACTTTAGGAAACCAACAAAATATAGGTAAAACTTAAACTACCCAGAATGTTTTTAGCACTTGACTTCGAAACGTTTTGAATTACTTGAGTGGAAGAACCCATGGCCTCTCTGCAGCGCatctataaaatattaaaagactTGTCCGTCTTCCCAGACATTTTGTGGGTTTCACGTTGTCCTCCTTTCAGAGCTACAAGTTGACTTTAATGAagataattaatcaaataaaccaAAAAACTATAAAGACAATTCTCTAAATGTATCAATACATATCACAGCAAGGTTAGATTGGAATTACTTTAGTCGAGGGCGAAGCTTGTGACCAAAAGATCTATAATCAACCAGGTCGATTGACAATACATCTAATCGAGTGGATCTAAAACCACTATTGAACGGAGGACGTGGAAAAAAACTCTTATTTACTGATAGTTGCAGAAAACGTTAACCAGTAAGCTTGCTTTAAACGCCAACAGACTTGTCTGAGGAACTTCCTCCAAATAATTCATCTTCACAAGAGCTGAGGTACTAAACTACGTCATTATCCGCCATCTACGCTTAACTAGACTAGATCTTCATAAAGTTCATATTATGGGAACATTAAAATATCAAAGACAATATcaataactttaaaaataaacaatgaccCCTCCAACTGATTGGTTAATATGGAAAGCAGCGAATGGGCTCAAACATTAGCACGTCCAAGAGCATTCTTGCGACTTGGAATTAAATTATCCAACGAAGCCTGTCAGTTTGGTCGGAAAACCACATTTTCCAAAGTGACAGCATTGCAAAATCACCTTGACGAATGTTCAGTCACACGGGAACCTTGAAATAAGGAGGTCAAAATAAGGATGACAGCAGACAATGGGTTGTTTTTCTGGGCAGCTACAGCAGGACAGCACAAGATAAACTGTAATATAACTGTAGTGATCAGCGTCTGGAGCACAGAGCAGTAGGACATTTGCTGCCCAGAGAACCAATTGGTACTGTGTCGTGACGGCCGGGAGCTTGCTTATGTGTTTCGAATGCCAAGAGCCTGTTCCAGCTCCTGTCTCCTTTGCTGAACCTGAGAGAACGAAATCGAGAGAAACGTCAATAGAAAGACGAGTGATTTCCCATGCAAGCTTtgagatttcaaatatttcaagGTGGCTAAATAAGTGTAAAGTATTACCTTTGAATAGAAATATCGGCACACAGCTTCCTGAGCCCAGGGCTGGTAGTAGAACTcggctctcctctcctcctccggGTTTCCAACCACATCTGTCATGGTCTGCATGGACGCAAAATTCAGACACCAACAGAACAAGATGCAACGGTTACTGATTAATGGCTTTTGTCTGGAGCAACACTCTCTCTGCAGCATTAAATCCCAAGGAAATACACGCAACTGCGTCACAACAGATGCTATATTTTTAGCCTGATAAATTCTGAGTGAGCAAACAGATGCAAGCTTTATTTCCCTAGCGGTTTACAAATTCAGCATCCTATACAACTGCCTGTGAAACATCCTCCCAAACCCCGAAATCATTACAAGTCCACTCAGTTGAGCAAACAGACAGATGGAGAAAGACTACAGCTCTTAGCGAAGGTTAAACGACATCTTCCGACAAGCGAACTAAGAGCTTAGCAAAAGCTTTCATGAACCCTGAAGGCTTTATAAGAGAAAATGGAACTTCCAAATTCATGCATCCAAAAAACATGGCATTATCATGGGACCAGGGTAAAAAGTGTGGTATTGCCACTAATACTTATAGtattagtgttcctgtggctcagtggtagagcattgcgttagcagcgcaaaaggttgtgggttcgattcccagggaacacatgctaggtaaaaatgttagcctgaatgcattgtaaatcgctttggataaaatcgtctgctaaatgcataaacttaaTTTGGACTCACCTTCAAGTCTCGGCATTGTGACTGGAGCCAGTCGTTGATGAAGCCCTGCGGGTCTCGTGCGAAGCTCAACATGAACTCCCTTTGAGTCTTCAGGTGGTTAATGGTTTCGATGGTCTCATGAATCTACAAGGATTATACAACATGTTTACTATACAACAGTTAGTTCTGGTTCACTTGTTTGGATGTGTACTCCATATAAAAGTTCTTTATTAAAACTGTTGTATAAGAGCAAAATCACACTCCATCTTGCTTTACATCATAACAGTTTTAACTGTACTCCGATATTTTATAAACAAACAGACTAAATACAATGGTCAACCACTGACTGTGAAGGACATATTTTGACTGTTGCAAACTGACTAGTGGTTCAACTGGGTCAAAGGGGaacagcaaaaaataataataataaataagttgaATAGCCTGGAGGTTAATATACATATATGAAAGTGGCCAATGAATCACAATTCCACTTTTGATTGAGTGCAGTGCCATAGAAAGGATAGATGAACTCAAAGAAACTCAACTTTAACCCACAGCTGATTTATCTTCGCAATTCAGCCAATTCACAATCACTTGAACTGAAAACCATGATTACATCAAGCAAGGAGGAGTAACTGTGGCAACAATATATCCACGGCGAGTCCGGCTTCTATCCCTGAAGTGGCTACTAGACTACTAAAATTTCTAAGCAAACAGATTAGGATAAAATTAAACATGTCCAGTGCTGACAGAAAGCAGGATGCTGTTCTCTCTGGCTTGGCTTCTGTTCGCAAGAAAACCGTTTGAAAACATTCAGACCGGCGTGTTGCCAAGAGCCACTCTGATATGCAGCAGACAAGCACAGGCTGTGCAACAAAACACCAGTGCAAAGGCAAAGGCAGAGCTCTACCCTGCAGAGATGTACTGAGCACTTTGAAAGACGTTTTGTCCAGCCAGAACAAGGGGGCTTTTGGCCATATTCCAAACCTTGTTGTCGAGGCCTGCAATCTCTTGCTGACTGGCTGTGGAAAGCAGGAAAGAGTTCATCTGAGTCTTCAGGGTGTCATCTACCTCCACGTCTATATCATAGCACGCCGTCTTCTTCTGGTCATTGGGGTCCACGCTGAGATACAAAAGGATGTTTAGGCGTTTAAATCACATTATGGGGCAGAAACAGCAATTCTAAGTGACATCATGTGGGTGATGGTTACCTTATGACATGGTTGATGATGATTGGCTCGGGGGGCATCAGTAGTGCATGCAGCCGTTGAGGAATCTCAGAAAACTTCATCCTCTGGGTTTCAAAAATCTAAAACAATGAGAATCTAATTATTGGGTTTCAAATAGTCTCAGTCTCACGCCTAAACGTTGGCTAAACATcagatgcatatgggacacaaaagggGAAACACTTCAAGAGTGTTTAATtcatcatcggattggttgaattatacatttCAGGGGAGACGTGTATGTCACGTTCAGAAACGTTCTGCATGGAAACAAAAAAGCTGTGGTGCCAAACCCCCCCACAAAAGACAGGGTTTATAATTGTTACGTCAAGCGCTtctcaggatcaactaaacgctggatattcaaatgtcaaatatttaGTTTACGGCATATAAACTTTAAAGTATGTCCAAGAGTTTTACTCAGCTTTCCACACCTGAAACGTGACACTGAACAAAATGaactgtgtttgtttgttatgtCGGTCTAAaggcctcatgggcgggccttggccaatgaaagctgccatgaattccaaaCCTTCAGCCATCAGGCTGATGATCTGGCTATGCGAGATTAGGTTTCAAAGATCTTGAATTAGGAAAACCGTAAAGTATTGGTTTCCAAAAATATTTTGCGAGAACTGAGAACTATTGGGTTTCAAAGATCTAAAACCGGGATAgacaactccggtcctggagggccactatcctgcagagtttagctccaaccctaattaaacacacctgaacaaggcaatcagtgtttttgggattactagatagatacaggcaggtgagtctttatgagggctgaagctaaactctgccggatagtggccctccaggactggagttgcctatccctaATCTAAAACAATGAGTATAAACTATTGTAGGGTTTCAAAGAAATGAGGAGAACCAACAATTATTGGTTCACAAAGATCTTGAATTAATGAGTAGTGAAAATTTCGGGTTTCAAAGATCTAGAGTGAGAAGAAGTGAGGTAACTAGGGAAATCTTTAAAAGGAGGACTGACAATTTTGGCTTTAATTATCTAAAAACAAGGCAAACCTAAAAGGAACAGGTTTCAGAGATCTTGAGCGAGGAGAACCAACAATTACTGTTTTCCAAAGATCTTGAATCAGAACCAATAATCATTGCATTTCAACTATATAGAATGAAAATAACTGGTCCAATTAGTTAATTTTATCCTTGAAAAAATACACATAAGGAGGGCTTACAAGGTCTTGAATGAAGAGAAACAGCAACTAATGGGTTCCAAAGATCTTGGAGGCAAATTGTAGATTTTTGGGTTTTATTGATTTAGGAGGAGCAAAAATGATTGGGTTTCAAGATCTTAAACAAGGAGAAGCATCAATTACTGAGTTTCGAAGATTTAGAAACGAGAACCACCAACAGTTATTGGTTTTCAAACAtcaagaaaaaaactaatttctttAACAGATCTGAAGCCATTAGCATTACAGCTACTGTCCTGTAGGACTGGGAGATGAATCTATTTTAGCGATTAATTCGAATGTTTAGTCTACATCAATTTGTTTGAATGAAAttcggttttcttttttttttttttttaactcaccaTGTCTACACTGGACACAAGTGGTGCAATCCAACAAAAGACAAGAGAACCCATTGATGTTGTCTACACTGGACACGAACCCCATCAGTAAACTGATACCTCGTTCTATTTATGATGAAATGTACtgacattacattcagatgatttGCAACTGTAGTGTggtgtcatcaagtttagacagaATTACAGAACACCTAAACCAGTGGTATCACAAAATAGAAATAtagaatagaaaatgattttcacTTGCTCTGTCCTACGTCCATGATACTAATTCACTGTGCAgttgccagttttaatctgaacagctcttaacgccaattgtgcacttggatggttagatgcatgactagtaaatatacatatataaataaaataaaaacttaatgtctttccagcattaaggtacaactgctcttttttttatataaatcatcTTGtatcagttataaatttgactggtaAAGGATAAAGAATGAGAGCCCCCTTTGTATTTGCCCCCACTGCATATCAGGGATGACAGATTGACAAAAAgacatgctatatatatatatatatatatgactagatGTAACTTTATACTTTGTGGTAAAAGTGGCTCTCTGATCGACTCTGCCCTTTCAGTGCGGCtcccatgaaaaaaaataataatgaagaccTCTGACAGTCTTACCAACATTTACAAACTGCATCCAGTATAAGAATGGTAGATTTTGTTATGGAACAAGAGCTGTTCAGATTGTTTACAATGGCAGGGCCTGCCATCTTGTATTTTTGGCTTGTTGCTTCTGATTGCACTTTAACCCAAAGGGAGCAATCCAGATCAAACCCAAGAAGGTAAATTCAAAACAAGATCAAATTAAAACTGGTTTTGAACAATTTCTTTGTTATCTGAAAATTGAGTTTAAGTGGTACCTGTTGGAGGTATTTATCACAGTTAATGAACTCTCGTTCATGAGGGTCCTGGAGTTTGTGGGTCTTGACGTACTGCCACAGAGCCTGGATGATCACAGGCCGCGTTTGAGTGTGGATCCCCAACAACCGGGCAAGTCTGGGGTCCAACTTAAACTGAGGAGGCTAGAACGTGAACAGTTTGTGTCATTAGTCACAGCTCCTCACATTTACTAATAACGTGGAgcagtgccacctgctggtagtTTCTGAAGAACAACAAGAGCTAAGCTTGGAATAGCATACTTCATGCATTATGTAAACAATGGATATTGGTGCTTTGTCATGTTTGTAATCACCTGGTAATCCAGCATGAGGAGTACAGTACAGCGGACGCCAACATCTCCAGGCCTCTTCACCTGAAATCCATCGGTCTCTTGAGTCGTGGCTGTTCGGTGCCACTGGAAACAACACAAAGACACTTTAATTATTGAAAAATGGCACAAAAGTGGCATTACAAGAGATCTAGGGGACAGTACATCAGTGGACTAAGTTTAAAGCACTACAgttgagaaatgcacttttctGCATCTCACCTCCACCAAATGATTGTCAGGTCCATATAAGTCTTTGTCCAACTCGATCACTAAAGActtgaaaaaagaagaaaacttcCTCTTCTGCTTGGTGGCTTCATACTTGGACACAGcagtctgaaacagagaaacattattcagaaataataaacaataaagagTTTGCCTTTACGATGACAGAATCTCATTTACGTCTTCAAGAAGTCGTCCCTCCACACGCAGCTCCCAAGATGCAACGGTTCCTTCGCCGTCCTCTGCATCCGGTTTGGCAGGGTTGAAGGTGTTGGAGATAAATATCCGTAGTTTTCGTTTTTGCTGCACACAACAAAGTTACACCTTTTGAACAACTGTATGACCTACATGAATTAcgataaataacttttttaatataatctaaataattcctttcaaaagtcttttttttattattgactttcattgaaagtaacaagttttattatttaaagggttattctattatttcttaagattaagaaactgaagccttcgccttatttttcttgagtatcaagaacacaggaacacttaacaattgtaacattgtaaattaacaattattttatggcattactttACAAAATAACAAGAG is from Carassius gibelio isolate Cgi1373 ecotype wild population from Czech Republic chromosome B22, carGib1.2-hapl.c, whole genome shotgun sequence and encodes:
- the LOC127988461 gene encoding SWI/SNF-related matrix-associated actin-dependent regulator of chromatin subfamily D member 1, which encodes MAARGGFQPATPGGGGAPMGPGPPVAGAGPGMGPGTPSGRMGPGGPQNHMYRSPMPGYPRPGMPPANRMTPQGPPMGPPGYGASPVSRPGMPVMDPSRKRPPPNQIQQVQQQNRNQHAKKKKMADKILPQRIRELVPESQAYMDLLAFERKLDQTIMRKRLDIQEALKRPIKQKRKLRIFISNTFNPAKPDAEDGEGTVASWELRVEGRLLEDTAVSKYEATKQKRKFSSFFKSLVIELDKDLYGPDNHLVEWHRTATTQETDGFQVKRPGDVGVRCTVLLMLDYQPPQFKLDPRLARLLGIHTQTRPVIIQALWQYVKTHKLQDPHEREFINCDKYLQQIFETQRMKFSEIPQRLHALLMPPEPIIINHVISVDPNDQKKTACYDIDVEVDDTLKTQMNSFLLSTASQQEIAGLDNKIHETIETINHLKTQREFMLSFARDPQGFINDWLQSQCRDLKTMTDVVGNPEEERRAEFYYQPWAQEAVCRYFYSKVQQRRQELEQALGIRNT